Proteins from a single region of Perognathus longimembris pacificus isolate PPM17 chromosome 27, ASM2315922v1, whole genome shotgun sequence:
- the LOC125342821 gene encoding NKG2-D type II integral membrane protein-like → MNGAPPLFLEAGGAPCPEAWVYYRHACYHFSKERRSWQRSRAACLSLNSSLLRVYSREQQDFLRLLKSYHWLGLVRSPANGSWQWEDGSELQAQQLTLLAMQNGTCCVYGSSFKAYAEDCLSLNAYICMRRGRRRPR, encoded by the exons ATGAACGGCGCGCCCCCCCTCTTTCTGGAAGCCGGCGGGGCCCCGTGCCCTGAGGCCTGGGTGTACTACAGACACGCCTGCTACCACTTTTCCAAGGAGAGgagaagctggcagaggagccggGCCGCTTGCCTGTCCTTGAACTCGAGCCTCCTGAGAGTCTACAGCCGGGAGCAGCAG GATTTCCTGAGGCTGCTCAAGTCTTACCACTGGCTGGGCCTGGTCAGAAGCCCTGCGAACGGATCGTGGCAGTGGGAAGACGGCTCGGAGCTCCAGGCCCAGCA GCTGACCCTGCTGGCGATGCAGAACGGCACCTGCTGCGTGTACGGCTCGAGCTTCAAGGCGTACGCCGAGGACTGCCTGAGCCTGAACGCCTACATCTGCATGcggagggggcggcggcggcctcgATGA
- the LOC125342879 gene encoding C-type lectin domain family 12 member A-like, translating into MSEEVTYADLNFQCSAETKTVKEFDKVKTTVVPATSHAWVKIALGLSLLFLLLLFIALGILGSVIYKLQNVQAELQRNVSLYQMDNLTHSEKIQSLSSAVQTLATRLCRELHTTGRGVKCKPCPQGWMWFTNRCYSPLRSPDTWEQSKKSCARQNASLLKIDNEDTLAFVKSWQSSGYLYNIWLGVSPKKDYKMVELSVKPSIWSESNVTDLNGMNCGYLHGLYIYYMSCTREANAICEKMEASVQVESVLSIAQGESL; encoded by the exons atgtcTGAAGAAGTCACCTACGCCGATCTCAACTTCCAGTGTTCGGCTGAGACAAAAACCGTCAAGGAGTTTGACAAGGTGAAGACGACAG TGGTTCCGGCCACTTCCCACGCCTGGGTTAAAATCGCCTTGGGcctgtctctcctcttccttctcctgctcTTCATCGCACTAGGAATCTTGGGGAGCGTGA TTTACAAACTGCAAAATGTCCAAGCTGAACTTCAGAGAAATGTGTCTCTATACCAAATGGATAACCTAACTCATTCCGAGAAGATCCAGAGCCTCTCTAGCGCGGTGCAAACGCTGGCCACCCGACTCTGCCGTGAGCTACACACCACGGGACGAG GGGTCAAATGCAAACCTTGTCCACAGGGTTGGATGTGGTTTACAAATAGATGTTACTCTCCACTACGTTCTCCTGACACGTGGGAACAAAGCAAGAAGTCCTGTGCTCGCCAGAATGCCAGCCTGCTGAAGATTGACAACGAGGATACACTG GCATTTGTAAAGTCCTGGCAGTCATCTGGGTATCTATATAATATTTGGCTTGGAGTGTCTCCTAAGAAAGACTATAAGATGGTGGAACTGAGTGTTAAGCCTTCTATCTG GTCGGAAAGCAACGTAACTGACTTAAATGGGATGAATTGTGGATATCTGCATGGATTGTACATTTATTATATGTCCTGCACTCGTGAAGCCAATGCTATCTGTGAGAAAATGGAAGCTTCAGTACAAGTAGAAAGCGTGCTAAGTATAGCTCAGGGTGAAAGTTTGTAG
- the LOC125342881 gene encoding protein mago nashi homolog 2 produces the protein MALASDFYLRYYVGHKGKFGHEFLEFEFRPDGKLRYANNSNYKNDVMIRKEAYVHKSVMEELKRIIDDSEITKEDDALWPPPDRVGRQELEIVIGDEHISFTTSKIGSLIDVNQSKDPEGLRVFYYLVQDLKCLVFSLIGLHFKIKPI, from the exons ATGGCGCTGGCCAGTGACTTCTACCTGCGCTACTACGTGGGCCACAAAGGCAAGTTCGGACACGAGTTTCTGGAGTTCGAGTTCCGGCCGGACG gaaagcTTAGATATGCCAACAACAGCAATTACAAAAATGACGTCATGATCAGAAAGGAG GCGTACGTCCACAAGAGTGTGATGGAGGAACTGAAGAGAATCATCGACGACAGCGAGATCACAAAGGAAGACGATGCTCTGTGGCCACCGCCCGACAGGGTCGGTCGGCAG gagcTTGAAATCGTCATTGGAGACGAGCACATTTCTTTCACCACATCCAAAATCGGTTCTCTTATTGACGTAAATCAGTCCAA AGACCCGGAAGGCCTTCGAGTATTTTACTACCTGGTGCAGGACTTGAAATGCTTGGTGTTCAGCCTCATCGGATTACACTTCAAGATCAAGCCCATTTAG